A single region of the Triticum dicoccoides isolate Atlit2015 ecotype Zavitan chromosome 2B, WEW_v2.0, whole genome shotgun sequence genome encodes:
- the LOC119365877 gene encoding uncharacterized protein LOC119365877, with protein sequence MAPHSPAVKLQSRAAPAPSSAMGAHRWSRPIAKGPPPKIRIVHVLAPEVIKTDPRHFRELVQRLTGKPKGGAGPSSPSSSSTPESAAAESSSQQAAAGGSSSVAVAVAVAPEAAAAATVKAEVKEEEEDGASPEEGLGRAFGEAGGTTTNDAFFQDLDEFLLGGWL encoded by the coding sequence ATGGCACCGCACTCCCCCGCCGTGAAGCTCCAGTCCCGCGCCGCGCCGGCGCCGTCGTCGGCGATGGGCGCGCACCGGTGGTCCCGCCCCATCGCGAAGGGCCCGCCGCCGAAGATCAGGATCGTGCACGTCCTGGCGCCGGAGGTGATCAAGACGGACCCGCGGCACTTCCGCGAGCTCGTGCAGCGCCTCACCGGGAAGCCGAAAGGCGGCGCAGGGCCCTCCTCGCCGTCCTCGTCTTCGACGCCCGAGAGCGCCGCGGCGGAGTCGTCGTCCCAGCAGGCGGCGGCAGGCGGCTCGTCGTCCGTCGCGGTCGCGGTCGCGGTCgcccccgaggcggcggcggcggcgaccgtcAAGGCGgaggtgaaggaggaggaggaggacggcgcgTCGCCGGAGGAAGGGCTCGGGCGCGCGTTCGGGGAGGCGGGGGGCACGACGACGAACGACGCCTTCTTCCAGGACCTCGACGAGTTCCTCCTCGGCGGATGGCTTTAG
- the LOC119365878 gene encoding zinc finger CCCH domain-containing protein 31-like — MDAAARKRSRPESANGGSAGGKRSRESESQQTGLSSKSKPCTKFFSTVGCPFGEGCHFAHFVPGGYQAVSKSHSLGHAAVSAASRAPADHAASGVKTRMCTKYNTAEGCKFGDKCHFAHGERELGRPPSSYMSQESSYAPPMGGRYGGRHEPPPPASMGPPAGNFGASSTCKVSVDAALAGGIIGKGGVNTKQICRITGVKLSIRDHESNPDLKNIELEGSFDQIKQANDMVRDLIASISASTPSKNPAGTAAPAGRGGGGGGGPGGRSNYKTKICENFLKGTCTFGERCHFAHGETEQRKGAAV, encoded by the exons ATGGATGCCGCCGCCCGCAAGAGATCCCGGCCGGAGTCCGCCAACGGAGGCTCCGCAGGCGGGAAGCGCTCGAGAG AATCGGAGTCACAACAAACTGGCCTATCAAGCAAATCGAAGCCTTGCACCAAGTTTTTCAG CACTGTTGGGTGCCCCTTTGGTGAGGGCTGTCACTTCGCGCACTTTGTCCCTGGTGGATACCAGGCAGTATCAAAATCACACAGCCTAGGCCATGCTGCTGTGTCTGCAGCGTCAAGAGCTCCTGCGGATCATGCTGCTTCTGGTGTCAAAACACGCATGTGCACCAAGTACAACACTGCAGAAGGCTGCAAGTTTGGTGACAAGTGCCATTTCGCCCACGGCGAGAGGGAGCTTGGCAGGCCACCATCCTCCTACATGTCCCAGGAAAGTTCCTATGCTCCTCCTATGGGTGGTCGATATGGAGGTCGACACGAACCACCTCCGCCAGCTTCAATGGGCCCTCCAGCCGGAAACTTCGGCGCCTCGTCTACCTGCAAGGTCAGTGTTGACGCCGCTCTCGCCGGAGGCATAATCGGGAAGGGCGGGGTCAACACGAAGCAGATCTGCCGCATCACGGGGGTCAAGCTCTCGATACGCGACCACGAATCAAACCCAGACCTGAAGAACATTGAGCTGGAAGGCAGTTTCGACCAGATAAAGCAAGCCAACGACATGGTGCGTGATCTCATTGCCAGCATCAGCGCCAGCACGCCGTCGAAGAACCCTGCCGGCACAGCGGCCCCAGcaggccgaggcggcggcggtggcggtggtccTGGAGGCAGGAGCAACTACAAGACCAAGATATGCGAGAACTTCCTCAAGGGCACCTGCACTTTCGGCGAGCGCTGCCACTTCGCCCATGGCGAGACCGAGCAGCGGAAGGGTGCCGCCGTCTGA
- the LOC119365876 gene encoding probable plastid-lipid-associated protein 9, chloroplastic — protein MAAAAAATLAPASPPLLPSVCVRRDGRLRLTPRRAAGCRCRATAQFQGGPAASYAREMERLSAKESLLLAFRDSGGFESFVSGKTTEMQKIDVNERIVGLERLNPTPRPTTSPYLEGRWNIEWFGDSSPGSFASKLLFERSPTSVAHFTGLDVVIRDGYCKISSNVKLFNTIQNRFVLTTQLSVEGPIRMKEEYVEGFLETPKISEETLPEQLKGLIGQTAGALQQLPASIRDAVSEGVKLPLNGMYQRLFMISYLDEEILIIRDAAGAPDVLTKLEGPQPNPMENTPDVVIPEYQS, from the exons atggccgccgccgccgcagcgacGCTCGCCCCGGCCTCCCCTCCGTTGCTGCCCTCCGTCTGCGTCCGCCGCGACGGCCGGCTGCGCCTCAcgccccgccgcgccgccgggTGCCGCTGCAGGGCGACGGCGCAGTTCCAGGGCGGCCCCGCCGCCAGCTACGCCCGCGAGATGGAGCGCCTCTCCGCCAAGGAGTCCCTGCTCCTCGCC TTCAGGGACTCTGGAGGCTTCGAATCCTTTGTGAGCGGCAAGACCACGGAGATGCAGAAGATCGACGTCAATGAGCGCATCGTCGGCCTCGAACGCCTCAACCCCACTCCTCGTCCCACAAC ATCGCCCTACCTGGAAGGTCGATGGAACATTGAATGGTTCGGTGATAGCAGTCCTGGATCATTTGCATCCAAGCTTTTGTTTGA GAGGTCACCTACAAGTGTCGCACACTTTACGGGGCTTGATGTGGTGATCAGGGATGGCTACTGCAAAATTTCCTCAAACGTCAAGCTCTTTAATACG ATACAAAACAGATTTGTTCTGACTACTCAGCTGTCTGTGGAGGGGCCTATCAGGATGAAGGAGGAATACGTTGAGGGATTTTTGGAAACCCCCAAAATCAGTGAAGAAACACTGCCTGAACAACTGAAGGGCTTAATTGGACAAACTGCAGGGGCTCTACAACAACTTCCTGCCTCTATAAGGGATGCTGTTTCGGAGGGGGTTAAGTTACCTCTTA ATGGGATGTACCAGCGCTTATTCATGATTTCCTACCTTGATGAAGAAATACTG ATAATCCGAGATGCTGCTGGAGCACCTGATGTCCTGACAAAACTGGAAGGGCCGCAACCAAACCCAATGGAGAACACGCCCGATGTAGTGATTCCGGAATATCAAAGCTAG